The proteins below come from a single Dinghuibacter silviterrae genomic window:
- a CDS encoding beta-galactosidase translates to MKHLLLSLIGFVPSMIFAQRKAYYVDALWGDDRLSGTSPAAAWRTLEKANAHVFLPGETLLLRAGRRFEGQLVVHDVTGVSVGRYGVGDKPRIEGGGRFSSAVFVSNSSSVVLSDLDVSNYGGSRAPHRFGVEVSLSSFGVARDIRLLHLDVHDVNGSLVKKEGGGAGISCDAGTGSCFDSLLIEHCTVRRCERNGIILGGSSNRTAWFPSTHVRIAYNLIEEVPGDGIVPIGCDGALVEHNIMRGSTRLLPDGESAAGIWPWSCDNTVIQYNEVSGHKAPWDGQGFDADWNCRNTIIQYNYSHDNEGGFLLVCNDGSASSGWSAGNRGTIVRYNVSVNDGLRTTGVHAGFSPLVHFAGPTSGACVYNNVFYVPRRGAAGPAQGTAGSAQGAAGARPDSTLVAFSDWHGYADSTFFRYNDFVVDSGVGKFSLGRATNVVFEHNLYHGVFVDRPADAGAILSAPGFRAPVGPGVEGLSAMEGFRLRADAAHPEVGAFPRGVAAAGAPRAATAITGRHHFALGDSTFLLDGKPFQMISGEMHYTRVPREAWRARMRAAKAMGLNTIGTYVFWNAQEPEKGHFDFSGNNDIAAYVRMAREEGLWVVLRPSPYVCAEWEFGGYPYWLQKEKGLVVRSTNQRYLEEYRKYIMAIGRQLAPLQVNHGGNILMVQIENEYGSYGSDKAYLDTNRRLFREAGFDGLLYTCDPAPDVEKGHLSPLLPAVNGMDDTTRVKALIRANHDGKGPYYIAEWYPAWFDWWGASHHTVPAADYAPSLDAVLSAGISINMYMFHGGTTRGFMNGANYKGSTPYQPETSSYDYDAPLDEAGNPTAKYMAFRSVIQRHVSSPLPPVPAIKPAVALPVVRLTARESLFAHLPAPVIHQTPLTFEDLNQAYGFVLYRTILPGTATGLLTVGGLRDYALVFLNGRRIGTLDRRLDQDSLLIAAQAADTLDILVENLGRINFGPYLLQNEKGITGRVTLDGSELRGWRMYRLPFDHAPNVSAASIVPAASLPAPGAPAAAPVEAAPVANRAAPALNGDAPVLSAGTFHLEKPADTYLDMSAWGKGCVWINGHHLGRYWYVGPQQTLYIPAEWLRKGDNKVVVFDETGVALPELATVDHPILDHLTDDSFTPGKTWTDDKGDVINAHGGGILFDKGTYYWFGEKRGGHQSQGVNVYSSKDLYHWAFEGLAVAVSPDTASDIARGCIMERPKVLYNAQTRQYVMWFHLELRDKGYAAARAAVAVSDKVTGPYHYVHSFRPNGNMSRDMTLFTDDDGSAYEVYSSRENYDMRIARLSEDYLSVTPADSLIARDHQEAPALFKRNGTYYLITSACTGWAPNKASLYTATSIFGPWTRQGNPMRGVDADRTFEGQSTYVLPVNGSYIFIADRWNPKDLKDSRYLWLPVEWKDDGPTIPWTSEWRLEP, encoded by the coding sequence TTGAAACACCTCCTTCTGTCCCTGATCGGCTTTGTTCCTTCGATGATCTTTGCCCAACGAAAGGCTTATTATGTGGATGCCCTTTGGGGGGATGACCGTCTTTCCGGCACGTCCCCCGCAGCCGCCTGGAGAACCCTTGAAAAAGCCAATGCACACGTCTTCCTTCCCGGGGAGACGTTGCTGCTACGGGCCGGGCGGCGGTTTGAGGGGCAGTTGGTGGTGCACGATGTGACCGGGGTTTCCGTCGGCCGCTACGGCGTCGGAGACAAGCCGCGGATCGAAGGCGGCGGACGCTTTTCTTCCGCCGTGTTTGTGTCTAATTCGTCATCTGTCGTTTTGAGCGACCTCGATGTATCGAATTACGGCGGTTCGCGCGCACCCCACCGCTTTGGAGTAGAGGTGTCCCTTAGTTCCTTCGGCGTCGCCCGCGACATCCGCCTGTTGCACCTCGATGTGCACGACGTCAATGGTAGTTTGGTAAAAAAAGAAGGCGGCGGCGCGGGCATCTCCTGCGATGCCGGTACAGGCTCCTGTTTTGACAGCCTGCTCATCGAACACTGTACCGTCCGCCGCTGCGAGCGCAACGGCATCATTCTCGGCGGGTCCTCCAACCGAACGGCCTGGTTTCCCAGCACCCACGTGCGGATCGCATATAACCTGATCGAAGAAGTCCCGGGCGACGGCATCGTCCCCATCGGTTGCGATGGCGCCCTGGTCGAACACAACATCATGCGCGGTTCCACCCGGCTTCTGCCCGACGGGGAATCCGCCGCCGGCATCTGGCCCTGGAGCTGCGACAACACCGTCATACAGTACAACGAGGTCAGCGGACACAAGGCGCCCTGGGATGGCCAGGGCTTCGACGCCGACTGGAACTGCAGGAATACCATTATTCAATACAACTATAGCCATGACAACGAAGGTGGTTTCCTGCTGGTCTGTAACGACGGTAGCGCCAGCTCCGGCTGGAGCGCCGGTAACCGGGGGACGATCGTGCGGTACAACGTGAGCGTCAACGACGGGTTGCGCACTACCGGTGTGCACGCCGGGTTTTCTCCGTTGGTCCACTTCGCGGGGCCAACCTCCGGGGCTTGTGTGTACAATAATGTGTTCTATGTGCCCCGCAGGGGCGCCGCGGGTCCGGCTCAAGGTACCGCGGGTTCGGCTCAGGGCGCCGCGGGCGCCCGGCCCGACAGCACCTTGGTCGCCTTCAGCGATTGGCACGGCTACGCTGACAGCACGTTTTTCCGCTATAACGATTTTGTTGTGGATTCCGGCGTGGGGAAGTTTTCGCTGGGGCGGGCTACGAATGTGGTCTTTGAGCATAACCTCTATCACGGAGTGTTTGTTGACCGGCCGGCCGATGCGGGCGCGATCTTAAGCGCTCCCGGGTTCCGCGCGCCGGTGGGACCGGGCGTCGAGGGGCTTTCCGCCATGGAGGGGTTCAGGTTGCGGGCGGATGCGGCGCACCCGGAGGTGGGGGCGTTTCCGCGAGGGGTGGCCGCGGCCGGCGCGCCCCGCGCAGCCACCGCGATCACGGGCCGCCACCACTTCGCCCTCGGCGACTCCACCTTCCTGCTGGACGGCAAACCCTTCCAGATGATCTCCGGCGAGATGCACTACACCCGCGTCCCCCGCGAAGCCTGGAGGGCCCGGATGCGCGCCGCAAAAGCCATGGGTCTGAACACCATCGGCACGTATGTCTTCTGGAACGCGCAGGAACCCGAAAAGGGACACTTCGATTTCAGCGGGAACAACGACATCGCCGCCTACGTCCGTATGGCGCGGGAAGAAGGCCTTTGGGTCGTCCTGCGCCCCAGCCCGTACGTGTGCGCCGAATGGGAATTCGGTGGATACCCTTATTGGTTACAAAAAGAAAAGGGCCTCGTCGTCCGTAGTACCAACCAGCGTTACTTGGAAGAATATAGAAAGTACATCATGGCCATCGGCCGCCAGCTAGCCCCCCTCCAGGTCAACCACGGCGGAAACATCCTGATGGTCCAGATCGAAAACGAATACGGGTCGTACGGCTCGGACAAGGCCTACCTCGACACCAACCGCCGGCTTTTCCGCGAGGCGGGTTTCGACGGGTTGTTGTACACCTGCGATCCCGCTCCGGATGTGGAAAAAGGGCACCTCTCCCCCCTCCTGCCCGCGGTCAACGGCATGGACGACACCACCCGTGTAAAGGCATTGATCCGCGCCAACCACGACGGCAAGGGACCCTATTATATCGCCGAATGGTACCCCGCGTGGTTTGACTGGTGGGGCGCCTCCCACCATACGGTGCCCGCCGCGGACTACGCCCCGTCTCTGGACGCCGTCCTGTCCGCGGGAATCTCGATCAACATGTACATGTTCCACGGGGGGACCACCCGGGGCTTTATGAACGGCGCCAACTACAAAGGCTCCACACCCTATCAGCCCGAAACGAGCAGCTATGACTATGACGCGCCCCTGGACGAGGCCGGGAATCCCACCGCAAAGTATATGGCTTTCCGGTCGGTGATTCAACGGCATGTTTCTTCGCCGCTGCCGCCCGTTCCGGCGATCAAACCCGCGGTAGCATTGCCGGTGGTCCGGCTGACGGCGCGCGAAAGTCTTTTTGCACACCTGCCGGCCCCGGTGATCCACCAAACGCCCCTGACATTCGAAGACCTGAACCAGGCTTATGGATTCGTACTCTATAGGACCATCCTTCCGGGAACCGCGACCGGACTTCTGACGGTCGGGGGGCTCCGGGACTATGCGCTCGTCTTCCTCAACGGCCGGCGGATCGGTACGCTCGACCGTCGCCTGGACCAGGACAGCCTGCTCATCGCCGCTCAGGCGGCCGATACCCTGGACATCCTGGTAGAGAACCTGGGACGGATCAACTTTGGACCGTACCTTTTGCAAAATGAAAAGGGCATCACCGGGCGGGTGACGCTGGATGGAAGCGAGTTGCGGGGGTGGCGGATGTATAGGCTGCCGTTCGACCACGCGCCCAACGTGTCCGCGGCCAGCATCGTGCCCGCAGCGTCACTGCCCGCACCTGGCGCACCCGCAGCGGCGCCGGTCGAAGCGGCGCCGGTCGCGAACCGCGCTGCGCCGGCCTTAAACGGCGACGCCCCCGTGCTGAGCGCGGGCACCTTTCACCTGGAAAAGCCCGCGGACACCTACCTCGACATGAGCGCCTGGGGCAAAGGTTGTGTATGGATCAACGGCCACCACCTCGGCCGTTACTGGTACGTCGGTCCCCAGCAAACGCTGTATATACCCGCGGAATGGTTGCGCAAGGGCGACAACAAGGTCGTCGTGTTCGACGAAACCGGCGTGGCGCTGCCCGAGCTGGCAACCGTGGATCATCCCATCCTGGATCACCTGACCGACGACAGCTTTACCCCGGGCAAAACCTGGACCGACGATAAGGGCGACGTCATCAACGCGCACGGCGGGGGCATCCTTTTCGACAAAGGAACCTACTACTGGTTTGGCGAAAAAAGGGGCGGCCACCAGTCCCAGGGCGTAAACGTGTATTCCTCCAAAGACCTTTACCACTGGGCATTCGAAGGACTCGCCGTGGCGGTCTCCCCCGATACCGCCAGCGACATCGCCCGCGGTTGCATTATGGAACGCCCCAAGGTTTTATACAATGCCCAAACCCGTCAATACGTGATGTGGTTCCACCTCGAACTCCGGGACAAAGGCTACGCCGCCGCCCGGGCCGCCGTGGCCGTCAGCGACAAGGTCACCGGTCCCTACCATTATGTCCACAGCTTCCGCCCCAACGGTAATATGTCCAGGGACATGACGCTGTTCACGGATGACGACGGCTCGGCCTACGAGGTGTATTCCTCCCGCGAGAACTACGATATGCGGATCGCAAGGCTGTCGGAGGACTACCTCTCGGTCACCCCGGCAGACAGCCTGATCGCCCGCGACCATCAGGAGGCGCCCGCCCTTTTCAAGCGGAACGGCACCTACTACCTGATCACCAGCGCCTGCACCGGCTGGGCCCCCAACAAGGCCAGCCTGTATACCGCCACCTCCATCTTTGGTCCCTGGACACGACAGGGCAACCCGATGCGGGGCGTGGACGCCGACCGGACCTTCGAGGGACAGTCCACGTATGTCCTGCCCGTCAACGGTAGTTATATTTTTATCGCGGACCGTTGGAACCCAAAGGACTTAAAAGACAGCCGGTATCTCTGGTTGCCAGTAGAGTGGAAGGACGATGGGCCGACGATTCCGTGGACTAGCGAGTGGCGTTTAGAGCCTTAA
- a CDS encoding DUF5013 domain-containing protein, whose product MRHYLFCLLCLWVISCRKDDSKQPFGFSKIYMPQAILQSGGVNNQYAVPSGTDSSTYNYAIDSGRLNIFLGASLSGPSTGPYTVAVQVDNDTIAKLFAAGAFDTSVYKLMPAAMYTLPSQLTVASGARAGSFNLSLDIPSLKASAFVGKYLLLAVRIANPTQYSLDTSLSETIVVVNVNSLVIGPAVNVTSQYILNPGNPFVASAMSGSRWGSLEDWTTNPAATSHNGQGGFSIDGDGPTMDLESGWGSPQIYNGKIWQTIQLPAGTYGFDPSGGNWKWQGTLDPTYVVVAPGLDTLPDYSNVSQVPYQLIVNNPQPYVTFQLTAPSKVSVGIVMNYIKSGQGFKSTQVTLYNYPKHL is encoded by the coding sequence ATGCGACACTATCTCTTCTGCTTGCTGTGCTTATGGGTCATTTCCTGCAGGAAAGACGATTCCAAGCAACCATTCGGGTTTTCAAAAATCTATATGCCCCAGGCCATCCTCCAGTCCGGGGGGGTGAACAACCAATACGCCGTGCCCTCGGGTACGGATTCCTCCACCTACAACTATGCCATCGACTCCGGGCGCCTGAACATATTTTTAGGCGCCAGCCTGTCCGGCCCGTCCACGGGGCCGTATACCGTTGCCGTGCAGGTGGACAATGATACCATTGCCAAGCTGTTTGCCGCGGGTGCGTTTGACACTTCAGTGTACAAGCTGATGCCGGCGGCCATGTATACACTGCCTTCCCAGCTCACGGTGGCCTCGGGCGCACGCGCCGGGAGCTTTAACCTTTCGCTCGACATTCCTTCGCTAAAGGCTTCCGCCTTCGTCGGCAAGTATCTGCTGCTCGCCGTACGCATCGCCAATCCGACGCAATATTCGTTGGATACTTCGCTCAGCGAGACCATTGTTGTCGTCAATGTGAACAGCCTCGTCATCGGGCCCGCCGTAAATGTCACGAGCCAGTACATCCTCAACCCCGGCAATCCCTTCGTCGCAAGCGCCATGAGCGGTTCACGCTGGGGCAGCCTGGAGGACTGGACCACCAACCCCGCGGCCACCAGCCACAACGGGCAAGGCGGTTTTTCGATCGACGGGGACGGCCCGACCATGGACCTGGAGTCCGGCTGGGGTTCCCCTCAGATCTACAACGGCAAGATCTGGCAAACTATCCAGCTCCCGGCCGGAACGTACGGCTTCGATCCCTCCGGCGGCAACTGGAAATGGCAAGGCACCCTCGATCCGACCTATGTCGTGGTGGCTCCCGGGTTAGATACCCTGCCCGATTATAGCAACGTCTCGCAGGTCCCTTACCAACTTATCGTCAACAATCCGCAACCATACGTTACTTTTCAACTGACCGCGCCCAGCAAAGTATCCGTAGGGATCGTTATGAACTACATAAAGTCCGGCCAGGGTTTCAAATCCACCCAGGTCACTTTGTACAATTACCCTAAACATCTGTAG
- a CDS encoding RagB/SusD family nutrient uptake outer membrane protein, producing MSKRTIILLLGVALSGCSKNFLDTKADTSQTQQTLNSNYSTLFSYAAAPYTYLRNEFTIIDNNIFAPVTDEAVQTLANATVVDFNTGIWNASYNPDNYYASYYAGIRAANFFIEQSPNYRAILAMNRDTVSATGQVSYTQDTLNMGWYRAEAHVLRAYFYFELSKRYGGVPLVTHTLSLTDNTDIARSSYDTIVQFCVSEINNYKDSLQVNWKTSSFTSNDGRFSLGSALALKARILLFAASPLHNPTGDVTKWQAAASALNDVIVFAQGAGGYALDGNYRNYFLQNNTLTSKETIWAIRYTANNTMESENYPIGTPGGNSGVTPTDDLVSAYEYTGPAITGHPYANRDPRLYYSIVTNDTAWNSRTIDESAGGTDDMSKTNASKTGYYLKKFLNDNMNLVQGGTQVHHWPVFRYGEVLLEYAEAMNEAYGPDNAGAYTLTARQALNMVRARAGVNMPPVTVTDATSFRTAVKHERRIELAFEDYRYWDLLRWNDAASVLALPVHGVTVTKDGSGNFSYSQVEVQARVFDASKMYYYPFPQTEVIKSQGVLVQNPGW from the coding sequence ATGTCAAAACGTACGATTATACTGCTGTTGGGTGTGGCGCTCTCCGGTTGCTCTAAGAATTTCCTGGATACAAAAGCGGACACGTCCCAGACGCAGCAAACGTTGAACTCCAACTATTCTACTTTATTCTCTTATGCGGCGGCACCCTATACCTACCTCCGCAACGAGTTTACGATCATCGACAACAATATCTTCGCTCCCGTCACGGACGAAGCGGTGCAAACCCTGGCCAACGCGACGGTGGTGGATTTTAACACCGGCATCTGGAACGCCAGCTATAACCCCGACAACTACTACGCGAGTTATTATGCGGGGATCCGGGCCGCCAATTTTTTCATCGAACAGTCGCCCAACTACCGGGCGATCCTTGCGATGAACCGGGACACGGTATCGGCTACCGGCCAGGTCAGCTATACCCAGGACACCCTCAACATGGGGTGGTACCGGGCCGAGGCGCATGTTTTACGCGCTTATTTTTATTTCGAGCTGTCCAAACGCTACGGAGGCGTGCCCCTGGTGACCCACACCCTGTCCCTGACCGACAACACGGACATCGCCCGTTCGTCCTACGATACGATCGTGCAATTCTGCGTGTCGGAAATCAACAACTACAAGGACAGCCTCCAGGTCAATTGGAAGACGTCCTCCTTTACCAGCAACGACGGCCGGTTCAGCCTCGGCTCCGCACTGGCGCTGAAGGCACGCATCCTGCTTTTTGCCGCGAGCCCGCTGCACAACCCCACGGGGGATGTCACCAAGTGGCAGGCGGCCGCTTCGGCCCTGAATGACGTCATTGTCTTTGCCCAGGGCGCCGGCGGGTATGCCCTGGACGGAAACTACCGGAACTACTTCTTACAAAACAATACGCTCACCAGCAAGGAAACGATCTGGGCGATTCGCTACACGGCGAACAATACGATGGAATCGGAAAACTACCCCATCGGAACACCTGGAGGAAACAGCGGCGTAACCCCGACCGACGACCTGGTATCGGCTTATGAATATACTGGCCCTGCCATAACCGGTCACCCCTACGCCAACCGGGATCCCCGCCTGTATTACAGCATCGTGACCAACGATACCGCCTGGAATTCCCGGACGATCGACGAATCCGCCGGGGGTACCGATGATATGTCCAAAACCAACGCCAGCAAAACCGGGTATTACCTTAAAAAATTCCTGAACGACAACATGAACCTCGTACAGGGCGGTACACAGGTGCACCACTGGCCGGTCTTCCGGTATGGGGAAGTCCTGCTCGAATACGCGGAAGCGATGAACGAGGCATACGGGCCCGATAACGCTGGCGCCTATACGCTTACCGCCCGCCAGGCCCTGAATATGGTCCGCGCACGGGCCGGCGTAAATATGCCTCCCGTCACCGTGACCGATGCGACCTCCTTCCGGACCGCCGTCAAACACGAACGCCGGATCGAGCTCGCCTTCGAGGACTACCGCTACTGGGACCTGCTTCGCTGGAACGACGCCGCTTCGGTACTGGCACTGCCGGTACACGGGGTCACCGTAACAAAAGACGGTTCCGGGAATTTCTCCTACAGCCAGGTCGAAGTCCAAGCCAGGGTTTTCGATGCGTCCAAGATGTATTATTATCCTTTTCCTCAAACGGAAGTCATCAAATCACAAGGTGTTTTGGTGCAAAATCCGGGTTGGTAA
- a CDS encoding SusC/RagA family TonB-linked outer membrane protein, whose amino-acid sequence MKKLMICCLVLGWGSLRAQDTTVVLTGPANPATISGATLAKIPVPNLTNTLYGLQGLMVQQTSGQPGYDAANLYIRGVGTYDNAGLILYVDGFQTTPTYFQYLSPSEIESVTVLKDPVSLATFGMKGANGVLWVTTRRGHIHKPKIEVNVVSGLQQATKIDKPYGSYDYARLYNEAVSNDAYNLNGHQFVWTPFYSNTQLQAYKNGTGANVDWYNEVLKKNGLYSDANLFFSGGDTTTRYGFLFDYMQQGGLYDVHNTASTSNAFIQRYTARSNLDFNFFKIFEASVDLGGRIEDRRYPNYNGPQLWQDMSTYPSNIYPVKDSTGNWSGTTVYRNNPVASLYGLGWVSTHDRTLQANFNLKEKLDFITPGLYLNEAVSFNTWTRTSASRTATYARFYEGTQTTTDKTTDLISNGTGATDQYDWKQAKITAGYDRKFGLNAVSGALNYYAGNYITDYGLNLNGLNTGNNIYYHFENAGGRFNYTYNDRYVLDLGFGLSGSDNYAPGHRWAFYPAAGLGWVASNEDFLRNNRAISFLKFRFSAGASGNDQTNTGRYLYQQYYVSSGIFYTGTSLTGSTGVVPSYAANPDIHAEKSMKYDAGLDATLFNHLSLVADFFRDHRTGIITQENNLMATYGASLPYANIGIVNNQGFELSLNYTSKVGRVGYGLGAMAVYARNKIVYEAEIPPVNAFSRATGQAVGAVIGLKAQGLYQQTDFNADGSLKTGLPTPAFGAVQPGDIKYADLDNNGIVNQNDVTKIGNPAVPTLQYTFNARVDYKGVELSALFQGMSGNDVNLLTAAYYQTVAFVGNINVYPIAGNAWAYYPSQGIDTRATATYPRLTTQANPNNYQTSSFWMKKGSFLRLRNVELGYTLPASALKALHAEKLRIYVNALNPLMWSYLSKHYGMDPETPSGYPELKSYNAGIALTF is encoded by the coding sequence ATGAAAAAACTAATGATATGCTGCCTGGTGCTGGGATGGGGGTCGCTCAGGGCACAGGACACTACGGTGGTTCTGACCGGCCCCGCCAACCCGGCCACTATATCGGGCGCGACACTGGCCAAAATACCGGTGCCCAACCTGACCAATACCCTCTATGGTCTCCAGGGCCTGATGGTCCAGCAAACCTCCGGCCAGCCGGGCTACGACGCGGCCAACCTGTACATCCGCGGCGTCGGGACCTACGACAACGCAGGGCTGATCCTCTATGTGGACGGGTTCCAGACAACCCCGACGTATTTCCAATACCTCTCCCCCTCCGAAATCGAAAGCGTCACGGTCCTCAAGGACCCGGTATCGCTGGCGACGTTTGGGATGAAGGGCGCTAACGGCGTACTGTGGGTGACGACGCGACGCGGACACATCCACAAACCGAAGATCGAGGTCAATGTCGTAAGCGGGCTGCAACAGGCCACCAAGATCGACAAACCCTACGGGTCTTATGACTATGCGCGTTTGTACAACGAAGCGGTGAGCAACGACGCCTACAACCTCAACGGCCACCAGTTCGTGTGGACGCCTTTTTACAGCAACACCCAGCTCCAGGCCTATAAAAACGGCACAGGGGCGAACGTGGACTGGTACAACGAAGTGTTGAAGAAAAACGGGTTGTATTCCGACGCCAACCTCTTTTTCTCCGGCGGGGATACGACCACCCGGTACGGGTTTCTTTTTGACTACATGCAACAGGGCGGCTTGTACGACGTACACAACACCGCCAGCACCTCCAACGCGTTTATCCAACGCTACACGGCCCGTTCCAACCTCGACTTCAACTTCTTCAAGATCTTTGAAGCCTCGGTGGACCTGGGCGGCCGGATCGAGGACCGGCGTTACCCGAACTACAACGGGCCGCAGCTCTGGCAGGACATGTCGACGTATCCTTCCAACATCTACCCCGTCAAGGATTCGACGGGCAACTGGTCGGGGACGACGGTCTATAGGAACAACCCCGTGGCTTCGCTCTACGGGCTGGGCTGGGTCTCTACCCACGACCGTACCCTTCAGGCCAATTTTAATTTAAAGGAAAAATTGGACTTTATCACCCCCGGGTTATACTTGAATGAGGCCGTGTCGTTTAATACCTGGACCCGCACGTCGGCATCCCGGACGGCCACTTATGCCCGTTTTTACGAGGGTACCCAGACCACCACGGACAAAACAACGGACCTGATCTCCAACGGCACCGGCGCCACCGATCAATACGACTGGAAACAGGCGAAGATCACCGCGGGGTATGACCGGAAGTTCGGTCTGAACGCGGTTTCCGGTGCGTTGAACTATTATGCGGGCAATTACATCACCGACTATGGCCTGAACCTAAACGGCCTGAATACGGGGAACAATATTTATTATCACTTTGAAAATGCAGGCGGGCGCTTTAATTATACGTATAATGACCGGTATGTGTTGGACCTGGGCTTTGGACTGAGCGGTTCCGACAATTATGCACCCGGTCACCGCTGGGCCTTTTACCCGGCCGCCGGTTTGGGATGGGTCGCCTCCAACGAAGACTTCCTCCGGAACAACCGCGCGATTTCCTTTCTGAAATTCCGCTTCTCCGCGGGCGCTTCGGGGAACGACCAGACCAATACCGGCCGGTACCTGTACCAGCAGTATTATGTGTCCAGCGGTATCTTTTATACCGGGACCTCGCTGACGGGCAGCACCGGTGTCGTGCCCTCCTACGCCGCGAACCCCGACATCCATGCGGAGAAGAGCATGAAGTACGACGCGGGGCTGGATGCCACGCTGTTCAATCACCTCTCGCTGGTCGCCGACTTCTTCCGGGACCACCGCACCGGGATCATTACACAGGAGAACAACCTGATGGCGACGTATGGGGCGAGCCTTCCCTATGCGAATATCGGGATCGTGAACAACCAAGGGTTTGAGCTTAGCCTGAACTATACCAGCAAAGTCGGTCGTGTCGGATACGGCCTGGGTGCCATGGCCGTCTACGCGCGCAACAAGATCGTATACGAAGCGGAAATCCCGCCGGTCAATGCTTTTAGCCGCGCGACCGGCCAGGCTGTGGGCGCCGTCATCGGCCTGAAGGCCCAGGGACTTTACCAGCAGACCGACTTCAACGCCGACGGTTCGCTCAAGACCGGGTTACCGACACCCGCCTTTGGCGCCGTACAACCGGGTGACATCAAATACGCCGACCTGGATAACAACGGCATCGTCAACCAGAACGACGTCACCAAGATCGGGAATCCCGCCGTTCCGACCCTGCAGTATACGTTCAACGCCCGGGTCGATTACAAAGGCGTCGAGTTAAGCGCCCTTTTCCAGGGGATGTCGGGTAATGACGTGAACCTGCTGACGGCGGCCTATTACCAGACAGTAGCTTTCGTCGGCAACATCAACGTTTACCCCATCGCCGGGAACGCCTGGGCCTACTACCCCAGCCAGGGCATCGACACCAGGGCGACGGCGACCTACCCGCGGCTCACGACCCAGGCCAACCCGAACAACTACCAGACCTCCAGTTTCTGGATGAAAAAGGGCAGTTTCCTCCGGCTGCGGAACGTAGAACTAGGCTATACGCTCCCGGCCTCGGCGCTCAAGGCCCTGCACGCCGAAAAATTGCGCATCTACGTGAATGCCCTCAACCCGCTGATGTGGTCGTACCTGAGCAAACACTACGGCATGGACCCGGAGACGCCCTCCGGCTATCCCGAACTCAAATCCTATAACGCGGGTATCGCCCTAACCTTTTAA